Proteins from a genomic interval of Musa acuminata AAA Group cultivar baxijiao chromosome BXJ1-9, Cavendish_Baxijiao_AAA, whole genome shotgun sequence:
- the LOC103998183 gene encoding endoglucanase 9, which produces MSMYGRDPWGGPLEIHADSATDDDRSRNLDLDRAALSMTSRQLDETQQSWLLAGPGDQGKKKKYVDLGCLIVSRKLFLWSLGAVVAAAALAGLITLIVKTVPRHHRPRPPPDNYTLALHKALMFFNAQRSGPIPKHNNVSWRGTSGMKDGISDPSYGKSLVGGFYDAGDAIKFNFPASFAMTMLSWSVIEYSAKYDAAGELGHVKEIIKWGVDYLLKTFNSSADTIDRIATQVGQGATSGGANPNDHYCWTRPEDIDYPRPVYECHSCSDLAAEMAAALAAASIVFKDNKAYSQKLVHGAATLWKFSRNQRGRYSEGGSDASIFYNSTSYWDEFVWGGAWMYLATGNASYLQLSTHPKLAKHAGAFWGGPDYGVLSWDNKLTGAQVLLSRLRLFLSPGYPYEEMLRTFHNQTGIVMCSYLPVFNSFNRTKGGLIQLNHGRPQPLQYVVNVAFLASVYSDYLEASDTPGWYCGPNFFPAGVLRDFARTQIDYILGKNPQKMSYVVGFGKRYPKHVHHRGASIPKNGVKYSCKGGLKWRDTKKPNPNIIFGAMVAGPDRQDRFRDVRTNYNYTEPTLAGNAGLVAALVSLSGESTGVDKNTMFSAVPPMSPTPPPPPVPWRP; this is translated from the exons ATGAGTATGTACGGGCGGGATCCCTGGGGCGGGCCGCTGGAGATCCACGCGGACTCCGCCACCGATGACGATCGGAGCCGCAACCTGGATTTGGATCGTGCGGCGCTGTCGATGACGTCCCGGCAGCTGGACGAGACCCAGCAGAGCTGGCTGCTCGCCGGGCCGGGGgaccagggaaagaagaagaagtacGTGGACCTGGGCTGCCTCATCGTTAGCCGCAAGCTCTTCCTGTGGTCCCTGGGCGCCGTCGTCGCCGCGGCTGCGCTCGCTGGGCTGATTACCCTCATCGTGAAAACCGTCCCCCGCCACCATCGCCCTCGGCCGCCGCCGGACAACTACACCCTCGCCCTCCACAAGGCCCTTATGTTCTTCAACGCCCAGCGAT CCGGGCCGATCCCCAAGCACAACAACGTGTCCTGGAGGGGGACTTCCGGGATGAAGGATGGCATATCCGATCCGTCCTACGGGAAGAGCCTTGTCGGGGGATTCTATGACGCCGGCGACGCCATCAAGTTCAACTTCCCCGCCTCCTTCGCCATGACCATGCTCAGCTGGAGCGTGATCGAGTACAGCGCCAAGTATGACGCCGCCGGAGAGCTCGGCCATGTCAAGGAGATCATCAAGTGGGGTGTCGATTACCTTCTCAAGACCTTCAATTCCTCAGCCGATACGATCGATAGGATCGCCACGCAG GTCGGGCAAGGTGCCACTTCAGGTGGAGCAAACCCAAATGACCACTACTGTTGGACGAGACCAGAGGACATCGACTACCCTCGGCCGGTCTATGAGTGCCACAGTTGCTCGGATCTTGCGGCAGAGATGGCTGCAGCATTGGCTGCAGCTTCCATCGTGTTCAAGGACAACAAGGCCTACTCCCAGAAGCTTGTCCATGGCGCGGCCACGCTCTGGAAGTTTTCAAGGAACCAGAGGGGGCGGTACAGCGAGGGCGGATCCGATGCCTCCATATTCTACAATTCGACCAGTTACTGGGATGAGTTTGTGTGGGGTGGCGCATGGATGTACCTTGCAACGGGCAATGCCTCCTACCTCCAGTTATCTACTCATCCCAAGCTCGCGAAACATGCTGGTGCTTTTTGGGGCGGTCCAGATTATGGAGTTCTAAGCTGGGATAACAAACTCACTGGTGCTCAA GTACTTCTTAGTAGATTAAGGCTGTTCCTGAGTCCTGGGTACCCATATGAAGAAATGCTGAGAACTTTCCATAACCAGACCGGCATTGTCATGTGCTCATATCTACCTGTTTTTAACTCCTTCAATCGGACAAAAG GTGGTCTGATTCAACTCAATCATGGAAGACCACAGCCCCTTCAGTATGTAGTCAATGTGGCTTTTCTTGCGTCAGTCTACAGCGACTATCTTGAAGCATCTGATACTCCAGGATGGTATTGTGGCCCTAATTTCTTCCCTGCTGGTGTTTTACGTGATTTCGCCAGGACTCAG ATTGATTATATTTTAGGTAAAAATCCACAAAAGATGAGCTATGTCGTTGGATTTGGCAAACGTTATCCTAAGCATGTCCATCATCGGGGTGCATCGATTCCAAAGAATGGGGTGAAGTATAGCTGCAAAGGAGGATTGAAGTGGAGGGACACCAAAAAGCCAAACCCAAACATCATTTTTGGCGCAATGGTCGCCGGCCCTGATAGACAAGACAGGTTCAGGGATGTTCGAACGAACTACAACTACACCGAGCCAACACTGGCAGGCAATGCTGGATTAGTTGCTGCCCTGGTGTCTTTGTCTGGTGAGAGCACTGGAGTGGACAAGAACACTATGTTCTCTGCGGTTCCACCGATGTCTCCAACTCCCCCACCACCCCCAGTGCCATGGAGACCATGA
- the LOC135593299 gene encoding leucine-rich repeat receptor protein kinase HPCA1-like — protein MLLMKGFLLLFIIIAGLHQGSSKTDPADVSALKSLSSQWKNTPPSWRNAGDPCGESGEPWEGVNCSNSRVTEIKLFTMGLEGTLSSEIGNLANLEVLDLSHNQNLRGTIPSSIGMLKQLHTLRLLDCGFNGTIPNEIGNLSSLKILALNSNQFSGRIPASLGSLSNLDYLDLADNQLTGTLPTSASEGSGLDQLVNTQHFHLNKNHLSDSIPSNLFSSNMKVIHILLDNNNLIGGIPESIGLVQSLKVLRLDNNSLSGSVPSSINNLTNLDVLNLANNKLSGPMPNLTGMHVLNYLDLSNNSFDPSEAPNWFSDLHNLTTLIIESGGLQGEVPQDLFSLSNLQEVRLSNNAFSGTLNMSSNITQGLKTLNFQNNLLTSVTLSSYYNDTLILEGNPVCSNVQLKHTQYCQGQVQDAQSNASNSVPCLQPYEGPIICRAPFFGYISDNNLEALKKRVTEKLEGTPVTFVIRDSNFDDNAYLRVQLDLCHPTAESFTRQDILLWLDLNTQSLLIPEKYGPCYFNPNRYEFRNGGTRGWIVGVAVGSAAAVFIIAGLGTYALWQKKRAKRALYRSNPFASWGSGGKEAGGAPQPKGARFFSFDELRKCTDGFSKANEIGSGGYGKVYRGLLPDGQMVAIKRSTKGSKQGGEEFKTEIELLSRVHHRNLVDLVGFCFDKGERMLVYEYITNGTLRDCLSGRRSVALDWRRRVKIALDSARGLAYLHEHANPPIIHRDVKATNILLDDHLTAKVSDFGLSTFVLDSEEGHFSLDVKGTPGYLDPEYFMTQQFTAKSDVYSLGVVMLELITAMPPIAKGKYIVREAKIAVDEDDNEYYGLKNMIDPSLLNTRNLDGFRRFTELALQCLEESSVHRPTMNDIVKEIEIMLGKDEPNTDSTSISVHPHDEILVSTDVSGEHMFSSRSSQYLLS, from the exons ATGCTGCTGATGAAGGGGTTCCTTCTTCTGTTCATCATCATTGCTGGTCTTCATCAAGGCTCAAGTAAAACAGATCCAGCAGATG TGTCTGCTCTCAAGTCTCTATCTAGCCAATGGAAGAACACACCTCCCAGCTGGAGGAATGCCGGCGACCCCTGCGGTGAATCTGGCGAGCCATGGGAAGGAGTAAACTGCAGCAATTCGCGGGTGACGGAAAT AAAGCTATTCACCATGGGGCTTGAAGGGACTTTAAGCAGTGAAATAGGGAACCTCGCCAATCTGGAAGTTCT GGATCTCTCCCACAACCAAAATCTTCGTGGTACTATTCCATCAAGCATTGGGATGTTGAAGCAGCTCCATACCTT GAGGTTACTTGATTGTGGATTCAATGGTACCATCCCAAATGAGATAGGCAATCTTTCGTCGCTCAAAATCTT AGCTCTGAATTCAAACCAGTTCAGTGGCAGAATTCCTGCTTCTCTTGGTAGCCTCTCCAACCTTGACTATCTGGATCTGGCAGACAATCAACTAACTGGAACTCTCCCAACTTCAGCAAGTGAGGGTTCAGGATTAGATCAGCTCGTCAACACTCAACACTT CCATTTGAACAAGAATCATTTATCAGACTCGATCCCAAGCAATCTGTTCAGCTCCAATATGAAGGTCATACATAT ACTCCTTGACAACAACAATCTCATTGGGGGAATTCCAGAGTCGATAGGACTTGTTCAATCACTAAAAGTCCT TCGTCTGGACAATAATTCTCTAAGTGGATCAGTTCCATCAAGCATCAACAACCTTACGAACCTTGATGTACT AAACTTAGCAAACAACAAACTAAGTGGACCGATGCCAAATCTGACAGGAATGCATGTACTCAACTATCT GGACTTGAGCAACAATTCCTTTGATCCTTCAGAAGCTCCAAACTGGTTCTCGGATTTACATAATCTCACAACACT AATCATAGAGTCTGGAGGATTGCAAGGGGAAGTGCCACAAGATCTGTTTAGCCTGTCTAACCTGCAGGAAGT GAGGCTCAGCAATAATGCATTCAGTGGTACCCTCAATATGAGCAGCAACATCACTCAGGGACTTAAGACCCTGAATTTTCAGAATAATCTTCTTACCTCGGTCACCCTCTCTTCCTACTACAATGATACTCTAAT ACTCGAGGGGAATCCAGTTTGCAGCAATGTTCAGCTAAAACACACACAATACTGCCAAGGTCAGGTGCAAGACGCACAATCCAATGCCTCCAACAGTGTCCCCTGCCTGCAGCCATATGAAGGGCCAATCATTTGCAGAGCACCTTTCTTTGGCTACATAAGCGATAATAATCTTGAAGCTCTGAAGAAGAGGGTTACAGAAAAACTTGAAGGGACTCCAGTTACATTCGTTATTCGCGATTCCAACTTCGATGACAATGCTTATCTCCGAGTGCAGCTTGACTTATGCCATCCAACTGCAGAGTCCTTCACCAGGCAGGACATATTGCTCTGGTTAGATCTAAATACCCAAAGCCTCTTGATTCCAGAAAAGTATGGACCATGCTATTTCAATCCTAACCGATACGAATTCAGAAACGGAG GGACACGAGGATGGATCGTTGGAGTAGCAGTTGGAAGTGCTGCTGCGGTGTTCATCATTGCTGGGCTTGGAACCTACGCACTGTGGCAGAAGAAACGAGCTAAACGAGCCTTGTACCGAAGCAATCCTTTCG CATCCTGGGGATCAGGTGGCAAGGAAGCTGGCGGTGCGCCGCAGCCGAAGGGAGCGAGATTCTTCTCCTTCGACGAACTAAGGAAATGCACGGATGGCTTCTCGAAAGCCAACGAAATCGGATCAGGGGGATACGGCAAG GTCTACAGAGGACTGCTTCCGGACGGGCAGATGGTTGCCATCAAGAGGTCGACGAAGGGCTCCAAGCAAGGAGGAGAAGAGTTCAAGACGGAGATCGAGCTGCTCTCCAGGGTGCATCACAGGAACCTGGTGGACCTCGTCGGCTTCTGCTTCGACAAAGGGGAGCGGATGCTGGTCTACGAGTACATCACCAATGGGACCTTGAGGGACTGCCTCTCAG GGAGGAGGAGTGTGGCATTGGACTGGAGGAGGAGAGTGAAGATCGCGTTGGATTCAGCGAGAGGGTTGGCTTATCTCCATGAACACGCCAATCCGCCCATAATCCATAGGGATGTGAAGGCCACCAACATCCTTTTGGATGATCACTTGACGGCTAAAGTATCAGATTTTGGCCTCTCCACCTTCGTTTTGGACAGCGAAGAAGGCCATTTCTCGCTCGATGTCAAGGGCACACCG GGCTATCTTGATCCCGAGTACTTCATGACCCAACAATTCACTGCAAAGAGCGACGTGTACAGTCTTGGAGTCGTAATGCTGGAGCTGATAACTGCGATGCCACCGATAGCGAAGGGCAAATACATCGTTCGGGAAGCGAAGATAGCAGTCGACGAGGACGATAACGAATACTACGGCCTGAAGAACATGATCGACCCATCGTTACTGAACACAAGAAACCTTGATGGATTCCGAAGGTTCACAGAGTTGGCTTTGCAGTGCCTCGAAGAGTCGTCCGTCCATCGCCCGACGATGAACGACATCGTGAAGGAAATTGAGATCATGTTGGGGAAAGACGAGCCGAACACTGACTCAACCTCAATTTCTGTGCATCCTCATGATGAGATTCTCGTGAGCACGGATGTGAGCGGCGAGCACATGTTTTCCAGTCGAAGTAGCCAATACTTGCTCTCTTAA
- the LOC103998180 gene encoding leucine-rich repeat receptor protein kinase HPCA1 produces MGTLIFTLSVFLVSLGSSSGSTNPQDAAALRSLMSQWQNTPPNWGKSDDPCGTPWEGIGCSNSRVTVLRLSTMGIKGTLSGDIGQLGELKTLDLSYNSELGGPLPPNIANLRKITTLILAGCSFSGNIPDELGSLVNLSYLALNSNQFTGSIPASLGKLSNLYWFDVADNQLSGSLPISTKTSPGLDQLVHTKHFHFNKNQLSGSIPEYLFSSDMTLLHVLFDGNKFTGEIPASIGLVQTLEVLRLDRNALGGTVPSNINNLTRINELNLANNKLTGPMPNLTGIDNLNYVDLSNNTFDPSESPAWFSELQSLTALVIESGGLYGEVPQKLFGFPQLQQVILDDNEFNGTLDMGDSISQQLQIVNFKNNHLTGVKLTANYNKTLILVGNPVCNSLSNTNFCSLQQKPAVPYSTSLANCVENLCPQDQSLSPQSCSCAYPFEGVMFFRAPRFRDVTNNTLFQSLESSLWTKLGLPPGSVFLQNPFINSDSYLQVQVKLFPPSGMYFNRSEILQIGFDLSNQTYKPPPIFGPYYFIASPYPFPGTEVKSALSIGLIIGIAVGCALLIIGLLLVVIYALRQRKHAQRAIQLSRPFASWARSGDESGDAPQLKGARWFSYDELKQCTNNFAVSNEIGSGGYGKVYRGMLPGGQAVAIKRAQQGSMQGGLEFKTEIELLSRVHHKNLVGLVGFCFDQGEQMLVYEFVPNGTLRESLSGKNGVLLDWRRRLRIALGSARGLAYLHELADPPIIHRDVKSSNILLDENLNAKVADFGLSKLASDNEKGHVSTQVKGTLGYLDPEYYMTQQLTDKSDVYSFGVVMLELITARQPIEKGKYIVREVKMIINANDEELYGLKELMDPVIQNSIHLIAFKKFTELALRCLEESAGDRPTMSDIVKEIEMMLHADDLSTNSHSASSSATDFGTAKGVPHHPYISLSRKDVNSNAFEYSGGYSFSAKPEPK; encoded by the exons ATGGGAACCCTCATCTTCACCCTATCTGTTTTCCTTGTCAGTTTAGGATCCAGTTCAGGAAGCACAAATCCCCAAGATG CTGCTGCTCTGCGTTCATTGATGAGTCAGTGGCAGAACACACCTCCAAACTGGGGAAAGTCGGATGATCCTTGTGGAACACCATGGGAAGGAATAGGTTGCAGCAATTCCAGAGTGACAGTCCT GAGACTGTCAACCATGGGCATCAAAGGTACACTGAGTGGTGACATCGGGCAGCTTGGTGAACTGAAGACCTT GGATCTATCCTATAATAGTGAGCTCGGTGGTCCACTCCCTCCAAATATTGCGAACCTGAGGAAGATTACCACCCT GATCTTGGCAGGGTGCAGCTTCAGTGGGAACATCCCAGATGAACTAGGATCTCTAGTAAACCTCTCATATTT ggctcttaactcaaaccagTTCACTGGTAGCATCCCAGCTTCCCTGGGTAAGCTTTCCAATCTTTACTGGTTTGATGTTGCAGACAATCAGTTGAGTGGGTCTCTTCCAATCTCTACCAAAACATCACCAGGCTTGGACCAGCTTGTCCACACAAAGCATTT CCACTTCAATAAGAATCAATTATCAGGTTCCATCCCTGAATATCTTTTTAGTTCTGACATGACATTGCTACATGT GCTTTTCGATGGGAACAAATTTACTGGAGAAATTCCAGCTTCCATAGGACTAGTTCAAACACTTGAGGTTCT TCGATTGGACAGGAATGCTCTAGGTGGCACAGTTCCTTCCAATATTAACAATCTCACGCGCATCAACGAACT AAACCTAGCAAATAACAAGTTAACTGGTCCAATGCCAAATCTGACTGGGATAGATAACCTCAACTATGT AGATTTAAGCAATAACACATTTGATCCCTCAGAGAGCCCCGCTTGGTTCTCGGAGCTACAATCTCTGACAGCTCT AGTGATAGAATCTGGAGGACTTTATGGAGAAGTACCACAAAAGCTGTTCGGCTTTCCTCAATTACAGCAAGT GATACTTGATGACAATGAATTCAATGGTACCCTTGACATGGGTGATAGCATCAGCCAGCAATTACAAATTGTGAATTTCAAAAATAATCATCTTACCGGAGTCAAACTGACAGCCAACTACAATAAAACTCTAAT ACTCGTAGGAAATCCTGTGTGCAATTCTCTCTCCAATACGAACTTTTGTAGTCTTCAACAAAAGCCAGCAGTACCTTACTCAACCAGCCTTGCCAATTGTGTAGAAAACTTGTGTCCCCAAGACCAGAGTCTCAGCCCTCAGAGTTGCAGCTGTGCCTACCCATTTGAGGGAGTGATGTTCTTCAGGGCACCTCGTTTCCGAGATGTGACAAACAACACACTGTTCCAATCACTGGAAAGCAGCCTGTGGACAAAACTTGGCCTTCCTCCTGGATCAGTGTTTCTTCAGAATCCCTTCATAAACAGTGACTCTTATCTGCAGGTCCAAGTTAAACTTTTCCCACCCAGCGGAATGTACTTCAACAGGTCTGAAATTTTGCAGATTGGGTTTGATTTGAGCAATCAAACTTACAAGCCTCCACCAATTTTTGGACCTTACTACTTCATTGCATCCCCATATCCTTTCCCAG GCACTGAAGTAAAATCAGCACTGAGTATTGGCTTGATCATTGGAATAGCAGTTGGTTGTGCCCTTCTGATTATTGGACTTCTTCTTGTAGTAATCTATGCCTTGAGACAAAGGAAACATGCTCAAAGGGCCATTCAACTAAGCAGACCTTTTG CATCATGGGCACGCAGTGGTGATGAAAGTGGTGATGCACCACAACTGAAGGGAGCACGATGGTTTTCTTATGATGAACTGAAACAATGCACCAATAACTTTGCAGTATCTAATGAAATTGGATCTGGAGGGTATGGAAAG GTCTACAGAGGAATGCTTCCGGGAGGACAAGCGGTTGCAATCAAGAGAGCACAGCAAGGATCAATGCAAGGTGGACTTGAATTCAAGACAGAGATTGAGTTGCTGTCCAGGGTTCATCACAAAAACTTGGTAGGGCTAGTAGGTTTTTGCTTTGATCAAGGGGAGCAGATGCTGGTATATGAATTTGTACCAAATGGAACACTAAGAGAAAGCCTCTCGG GAAAGAATGGGGTACTACTAGACTGGAGGAGGAGACTTCGAATTGCACTGGGTTCAGCAAGAGGATTAGCTTATCTTCATGAACTTGCTGATCCTCCAATTATTCACAGGGATGTTAAGTCAAGTAACATCCTACTGGATGAAAATTTAAATGCAAAAGTTGCAGATTTTGGCCTCTCAAAGTTAGCATCAGACAATGAAAAGGGACATGTTTCAACTCAAGTAAAAGGAACATTG GGCTATCTTGATCCTGAATACTACATGACACAGCAGCTCACAGACAAAAGCGATGTCTATAGCTTTGGAGTGGTGATGCTAGAGCTCATAACTGCTAGGCAACCAATTGAGAAGGGGAAGTACATTGTTCGTGAGGTGAAGATGATAATAAATGCAAATGATGAGGAACTATATGGTTTAAAGGAGTTAATGGATCCTGTAATTCAGAATTCAATCCATCTCATAGCTTTCAAGAAGTTCACAGAGTTGGCCTTGAGGTGTTTAGAAGAATCAGCTGGAGACCGCCCAACAATGAGCGATATCGTGAAGGAAATCGAGATGATGTTGCATGCTGATGATCTAAGTACAAACTCACATTCAGCATCTTCATCTGCTACAGATTTTGGAACTGCAAAAGGTGTTCCTCACCATCCTtacatttctctttctagaaagGATGTTAACAGTAATGCCTTCGAATACAGTGGTGGATACTCGTTCTCAGCAAAACCCGAGCCCAAATAA